Proteins co-encoded in one Quercus robur chromosome 8, dhQueRobu3.1, whole genome shotgun sequence genomic window:
- the LOC126694528 gene encoding senescence-associated carboxylesterase 101-like yields the protein MTQTQFFSRGLESAKFVVNLDILQHAWTAIRDLCKETSQNEEPSSSVKSKVFDELPNCTIIAFFTWPANSKDYAQGKGGGDYVTSSTLENSFPLFNFLCTKDNPNFSINKPAFQLFSSINLPSLKSKIDNSKPLIITGNSLGGSVATLFTISLLEKFNFSTTKHPLCITFGSPLIGDENLQEAISKYAAWNSLFLHVVSDQDLVPRVLINGYQPFGTFLFCSKLGCSCFEDHQTILELLTATNSGTPENQDPNKVFESYGTFVKDLNRKVICKDTIDDESLIDLTTTPLRACIITQLAAIGLVQSQQQQNVDINISITKTEKRAKMMAILNQQAFDPTKGLNDIKVYMAYLEQYKKMSKEYEVGYYDKYKNGIDRSDIELVKHKKFLKCYWEKMVEQAEKMPQTVGASLRRTRTLYGGTNYRRMIEPLDIADYYKEGKHDYINQGRSKHYIILEQLLKETEKPSSGPNELKKENVASTLTEDSCFWAHVEEAHISCKLLSSGESNDMEKETNKLIEFENYVYGLMKNYAVSSEIFLLGSSFMAWWREYREIKGTFYSSRLTCLMNNGENYKEYAKGRLVIT from the exons ATGACCCAAACTCAGTT CTTTAGCAGGGGGTTAGAGTCGGCAAAGTTTGTGGTGAACCTTGATATCCTACAACATGCATGGACTGCAATTAGGGACCTATGCAAAGAAACCAGTCAAAATGAAGAACCATCTTCCTCAGTGAAATCCAAAGTTTTTGATGAGCTACCAAACTGTACCATCATTGCCTTTTTCACTTGGCCTGCCAATAGCAAAGACTATGCTCAGGGAAAAGGAGGAGGAGATTATGTTACATCATCAACTCTTGAGAattcttttcctctcttcaaTTTCCTGTGCACCAAGGACAACCCAAATTTCTCCATTAACAAACCTGCATTtcagctttttagctccattaATCTCCCTTCCTTGAAATCAAAG ATTGACAATTCCAAGCCATTAATTATCACCGGAAACTCTCTGGGAGGATCTGTTGCCACTCTCTTCACCATATCACTActagaaaaattcaatttttcaacCACCAAACACCCACTTTGCATCACTTTTGGTTCACCCCTTATTGGTGATGAGAATCTGCAAGAAGCCATATCTAAATATGCAGCATGGAACTCTCTCTTTTTGCATGTAGTTTCTGACCAGGATCTGGTTCCCAGAGTCTTAATTAATGGTTACCAGCCTTTTGGCACATTTCTCTTCTGTTCAAAGCTGGGTTGTTCTTGTTTTGAGGACCATCAAACCATTTTGGAGTTGTTGACGGCAACCAATTCAGGAACTCCTGAAAATCAAGATCCTAATAAAGTTTTTGAGTCCTATGGAACATTTGTGAAGGATCTCAACCGTAAGGTAATTTGCAAGGATACTATAGATGATGAGTCCTTAATTGATTTGACTACAACACCGTTACGGGCATGCATTATTACACAACTAGCAGCAATTGGACTGGTGCAATCACAG CAACAGCAAAACGTTGACATCAACATTAGCATAACAAAGACAGAAAAACGGGCAAAAATGATGGCAATTTTAAACCAGCAGGCTTTTGATCCCACCAAGGGGTTGAATGACATTAAAGTGTATATGGCCTATCTAGAACAGTATAAGAAGATGTCTAAAGAATATGAAGTTGGATACTATGATAAATACAAGAATGGAATTGATAGGAGTGATATTGAGCTGGTAAAGCATAAGAAATTCCTCAAATGTTACTGGGAAAAAATGGTTGAGCAAGCAGAGAAAATGCCTCAGACAGTAGGTGCCTCCCTTCGTCGTACCCGTACACTCTACGGGGGAACAAATTACCGAAGGATGATTGAACCACTAGACATAGCTGATTACTACAAGGAAGGCAAACATGACTACATAAATCAAGGAAGGTCAAAACATTACATAATATTGGAGCAATTGTTGAAAGAAACGGAGAAACCTTCAAGTGGTCCAAATGAATTGAAGAAAGAGAATGTGGCGTCAACTTTGACAGAGGATTCTTGCTTTTGGGCACATGTTGAGGAGGCTCACATTTCATGCAAATTGCTGAGTAGCGGAGAATCAAATGATATggagaaagaaacaaacaaattgaTTGAGTTTGAAAACTATGTATACGGTTTGATGAAAAATTATGCAGTATCTTCTGAGATTTTCTTACTTGGAAGCAGCTTCATGGCATGGTGGAGAGAGTATAGAGAGATTAAGGGAACTTTTTATAGTTCACGTCTCACTTGCTTAATGAATAATGGCGAGAATTACAAGGAGTACGCTAAGGGCCGCCTGGTGATTACCTGA